Within Paenibacillus sabinae T27, the genomic segment ATATGTGGTGGCGGCTTGGTCAAATGCCTCATATTTTGGTGTCAAGAAGAAACGCCTGACGGTGTCCTGAAGGACGCAAGTGCGTTTCTCGTAGAATTATAAGTCAAAATGATAAGCGTCCGGCTTATACATCTTATAATTTCAAAAAAAACAACCCACCTTCAGGCAGGGCCCTTGAGTGGGATGGGTTGTCCAATTTTTGTCTTAGGTTATGACTTCACATGCTTTTGCATCTGCTGGATGGCCGACTTCTCAAGCCGGGATACCTGCGCCTGTGAAATGCCGATTTCGTCGGCGACCTCCATTTGCGTCTTGCCCTCGAAAAACCGCATCGACAGGATGCGTTTTTCCCGCTGCCCCAACCTCTGCATCGCCTCCCGCAGCGCAATTTCCTCAATCCAGGAGACGTCTTTGTTTTTGTCGTCGCTGATCTGGTCCATGACGTAAATCGGATCGCCGCCATCGTGGTAGATCGGCTCGAATAAGGAAACGGGGTCCTGAATGGCATCGAGTGCGAATACGACATCCTCTTTCGGAACGCCAAGCGCCTCGGAAATTTCAAAAATCGTGGGTTCCCGGGAATTCTGGTTGGTCAGACTGTCCCGCACCTGGAGCGCCTTGTAAGCGATGTCCCTGAGCGAGCGTGAGACGCGTATCGGGTTGTTGTCCCTCAGGTAGCGGCGGATTTCACCGATGATCATCGGCACCGCATAGGTGGAAAATTTTACATTCTGCGACAGGTCGAAGTTATCAATGGCTTTCATCAGCCCGATACAGCCCACCTGAAACAAATCGTCAACGAATTCCCCGCGGTTGTTGAACCGCTGGATTACGCTCAGCACCAGTCTCAGATTGCCGTTCACCAATTTCTCTCTGGCGGATTTCTCGCCCTTCTGCTGCAGCGAAGTGAACAGCTCCCGCATCTCCGCGTTCGTCAGAACGGGCAGCTTGGCGGTATCCACACCGCATATCTCGACTTTATTTCGGGTCATGATGATTAACCTCCCAAGGAGAAACATTACTGTACATTATCTCCCCGGTCGGCCATTTTATTCCTTGGCCTTTTGCCTGCAAGAAGGACCTTCAGGCAGGGCTAAACCATCTTGTTGAACTCTTTACGCAGCCGCTTGATTATTCTTTTTTCCAGCCGGGAAATATAGGATTGGGAGATACCGAGCAGATCGGCAACGTCCTTCTGCGTCTTCTCCTCGCCGCCGCGCAGCCCGAACCGAAGCTCCATAATAAGCCGCTCCCGCTCGCTCAACTTCTCCAGCGCCTTTTGCAGCAGCTTGCGGTCCACCTGCTCCTCAATGTTGCGGTAGATGGTGTCGTTCTCGGTGCCAAGCACGTCTGACAGCAGCAGCTCATTGCCGTCCCAGTCGATATTCAGCGGCTCGTCGAAGGATACCTCGCTGCGCGTTTTACTATTGCGGCGAAGGTACATGAGGATCTCGTTCTCGATACAGCGCGACGCGTATGTGGCGAGCTTGATTTTCTTCTCGGGGTCGAACGTATTGACCGCCTTGATCAGACCGATGGCGCCGATCGACACCAGATCCTCGATATTGATGCCGGTATTTTCAAATTTACGGGCTATGTACACGACAAGGCGCAGATTGCGCTCGATCAGCATGGCGCGTACGGCCGCGTCGCCCGAGGGGAGGCGCTGGAGCAGATAATCCTCCTCCTCCCGTGTGAGCGGCGGGGGAAGGGCCTCGCTCCCTCCGATATAATAAATTTCCTGGCTTTTCAGCCCGAGCAGAAACAGCACCCGGTAATACTGGAGCTGCAGCGTCAGTCTCCATTTGATCATCGTTGTTCCTCCTTCCTGAAGTAAGCGCTGAAAGCTGCCGGACCGCTTCTCCTCTCCGAATCGCATGGCCTTCAGTTCCGCAAGGGAAATGCGTCAGGCAACTCCGCCCGGATGAATCGCAGACTCGCTCTGGGCCAAATCGGGATGAATGATCGCCCGGTAAGCCCCATCCCCGGACAGCGTGCCGCCGTCAAGGCCGATTAGCACTTTCCGGTGCCCGGTGGTCGTTTCGCCAAGGGTCACCGCAACATGGTCCGGCTTCAGCGCCAGCATAAAAGACGCTCCCCTGTTCACCCCGCGGTAAGGGACGAGTCTTAGCCGGTCTTGCCATATAAAGGACTGCCCGTCCGTTTCCAAAAGCAGCTGATCCGCCCCTTCCTGCGACAAACGCCCTTTCCAGCTTTCCGGCAAATACTCCTCCCACAGCGAAGCTTCCATCACCATAACGGGGGTTTTGGTCAACGGATCGTACAGCCGGTTCCCGGTGTCGAGCAATCCGGAGCAGGTGACGGTCACGCCTTCAATTTCGACCTGCACTGTGCCGATATAAGCTTCCAGCTTCTCTCTTCGCGCCCGGGAGGAATGAACGGCTTTGTAACAGCCCAGCACAAGCAGCAGGATGAACAGCACGAACCAAAATCCGATTTTTAGCCGGTAAGCATAACCTCCAGCCGCCGTATACAGAATTCCGTTCCAGATATCCCCGGAGCTCTGAAGCAGGTAATGTACGCCCAGAATACCGCCCGCCGCAGCAAAATTAATGATGTAGAAGGCCCCCATGCTTCGCAAAAAGCCCTGCAGGCTGGTAAAACCGAAAGCGACACCGATCATGATGACCGACAAACCGAACTTGATCAGAAAGGTATACATGAACGAAAGCTCCGGCACAAACATCATAACGACATACAACGCGCCGACCAGGGCAGACAGCCAAAGCCTCCACCACCTGATCCTGACCTTGATCATCCATCCGGTGAGCCACAGCAGCACTGCGTCGATCAGCAAATTGGCGGCAAAGATCAAGTCGATATAAACTACCATGCATTCACCTGCCTAAGGCCGATATTGGAGCCACCAGATGCTTGGCATCAGGTCTTTTTGCTGCGATAGGAATAGTATAGAAAGTCCGAGGTCCAAAGTCTGTCTAAACCTGGTAGGCGGCAGCGGGCTATTTTTGTCGAGTTTTCTTGTACCTTCGCCTATCCACACAGCCTATGCTCGGATGTCAATTTTCAGTACTCTTACTTTTTGGTGGTATAAAAAAAAGGAAGCCCTTCCTTTTTCAGGATGGCTTCCTTTGAATGTTGCCGTTATTTAAGTTGTATTACTCGCGGTTACCCCGCGAGCGGTTGCGCAGGAAGGTCGGAATGTCGAGCTGATCGGAGCTTACCTGGTTGCCGAACGGACGAAGGTTGTTCGTCTTATCCGGGGCCTGCTCGGTCTGGTTCGAAGCCGGACGGCGTTGCGCAGTTGGTGCTGCCTTATGCTCGAAGCCTGTCGCGATGACCGTAACTTTGATTTCGTCCTTCATGCTCTCTTCGATAATCGCGCCGAAGATCATATTGACTTCGGGGTCAGAGGCGGAAGTGACGATCTCGGCCGCTTCATTGACTTCATACAGTGAGAGATTGGAGCCGCCGGTAATGTTCATAATGACGCCTCGGGCTCCCTCGATGGAAGTTTCAAGCAGCGGGCTCATGATCGCCTTACGTGCGGCTTCCGATGCCCGGTTCTCGCCTGTCGCGATGCCGATACCCATCAGAGCCGATCCGCGTTCCGTCATGATCGTCTTCACGTCGGCAAAGTCAAGGTTGATGAGGCCCGGAACGGCGATCAGGTCGGAAATCCCTTGTACAGCCTGACGCAGCACGTTATCCGCTTCGCGGAAGGCTTCCAGCATCGGAGTCTTCTTATCAACGATTTCGAGGAGACGGTCGTTGGGAATGACGATAAGTGTATCGACCTTTTCCTTCAGCGCCTCGATACCGAGCTCGGCTTGCGTGGAACGCTTGCGGCCTTCAAAGGTAAAAGGACGGGTAACTACGCCAACTGTAAGCGCTCCGCATTCCTTGGCGATTTCGGCAATCACCGGCGCAGCACCGGTACCGGTGCCGCCGCCCATGCCTGCGGTAACGAATACCATGTCGGCTCCCTTGAGCGTATTCGAGATCAGATCGCGGGATTCTTCAGCGGCCTTCTTGCCGACCTCCGGATTGGCGCCTGCACCCAAGCCGCGGGTCAGCTTGTCCCCGATTTGCAATTTATGTTCCGATTTGGCCATATGCAGCGCCTGGGCGTCCGTATTAACCGTTATGAACTCAACGCCCTGCACGCCGTTCTCAATCATCCGGTTGACCGCATTGCTGCCGCCGCCGCCAACGCCGATGACCTTAATTTGCGCCAGGCTCTCCATTTCAAAATCAAATTCCAACATATTGTTCCCTCTCCCCCTCAATGTGCTTGGATGGCCGGTCCAAGTGTATCTGGACATTCACTATATGAAATCGCTGAAAATATTTTTGAGTCGCTCCACGAATCCTTGCTTCTGGACGGCCTCCTGGCTTGGCGCGGCATTCGGCTTGCTGCGGCTGACCGTTTTCTTGTTCGCGCTAGCAGAGCCGCCGCGTCCCCGAAAGCTTCGGACAACGTGGTGCAAAATGCCGACGCCGCTTGTAAATCCGGGGTCTCTCACCCCGATGTAATCGGGTACCGCAATCCGGACGGACGCCGATAATTCCGATTGCGCCGCCTTCAATACGCCCGGCATCGATACAGTTCCACCCGTAAGTATATAACCTCCGGGGAGGTCACTGTAACCAAGCCGCTTCACTTCCTGGAGAATCAGGTGGAAAATCTCCTGGACCCGGGGCTCGATAATCGCCGCCAAATCCTCCTGATTGAACTCCTTCTCCACGTTGCTGCCGATTCTCAGCACCTTGAACACAACATCGGAGGCCGCGTCATCAATCCAGGCGCATCCGTATTTAAGCTTGACTTTCTCCGCCTGATCGGTCAGCGTCCGCAGTCCGTAGGCGATATCATTCGTAACAAATTCTCCGCCGATCGGTATCGTTGAGGTTGCAATAAGGGAACCTTCTTCATATACGGCAATCGTCGTCGCGCCCGCACCGATATCCACCAGAACCGCTCCCATTGATTTTTCATCTTTGGAAAGCGCTAACCCGCCAGCTCCGAGAGACATCAGTACGAGATCCTTAATCCTCAGCCCCGATTTCTCCACACAGCGCAGCAGGTTATGTATTGGCGTCTTGGCTCCGGTAACGATGGTGGCTTCTACTTCCAGGCGAACACCGATCATTCCGCGGGGGTCCTGAATGCCTTCAAGACCATCGACGATATATTGCTTGGCGACGACATCGATCACTTCGCGTTCAGGAGGCAGTGCGATCACTTCCGCAGCCTTGAGAACGCGCAGGATATCCTCCTCGCCGATTTCGCGATCTTCATTCTGGACGGCAACTACGCCATGGCTGGATTGCAGGCCGATATGATTGCCGGAAATGCCGACATACACTTCGGATATTTGAATGCCCACCATCTGTTCCGCGTGCTCGACTGCGTTTCTGATGGACTGTACCGTCTGATCGATGTCTACAATCGCGCCTTTGCGTATGCCTTCCGAGTCGGCAGAGCCGACACCGATAATATTCAAGGTTCCATTGGTAACTTCCCCGATAATTGCCCGAACTTTGGATGTACCGATGTCCAAACTAACAATGATGTCATTGTTGCTCAAGCCCTATGGCACCTCCCGATTGATCGTATTGGTTTCCGCCGCTTGAAAGGGGCGGGAAACGTCTTTCTACATATTCCACATGCCTATTCCTTTCCCTCTTTTTTCTACAAATTTTTTGACCGGAAAAAAGAAACTTTTCTTGGAAATAAAAGCAATAAGTGGATGTAAAAAACTTTGCTCTAATTTCAAAAAATCCGGAGAAAAAAGAGGGATGAAACTTTATAGCCCATAAAACCGATTGTAGCATTTTTTATTCCCTATGAGTAGTAGCTATTTATCATCTGCGCCCTCTTGCGCGCTGTCGCCCCGGAAAGGAACGTAGGAATCCGCCTCAAGCATCGTTATCATCCCCGGCTCTTTCGTTTCGATGACCTGGTTCAGATATTCCACTTTGTCCTTCAGCAGAGAGACGGCAGTGGTCACTTCAAAGTGCGAACGGGTATACAGCTTGATCCGGTCCGGAAAAGAGAGCGATGGCGACGGCACGATTTCAGAAATGTCGCTCGTCAGCTCATTCGGTATCCCGGCCAGCACTCCGCACAGCTTCGCTTTATACGGGTCCGTAGCCTTCCAGCCGGTCAGGATCGGCTTCTCCACCGCGATTCCGCTCTCGTCGATGGATACCGACGCGCCGCTGGACAGGATCGCCTTCAAGCTGCCTTTGGGATCAAGCTCGTACGCAACAGCTGGAAATTCGGTAACCTGAACCGAAATTACACCTGGAAAACGCTTGTCCACCGTCACCTTTTGCACCGTGTTCAGCTCAAGCAGCGACTTCTCCACTCCGCTCTTCGATACGGCGAAGAACTGTCCTCCTTTTTTGAGGCCGCTCTGCCGAAGAAGCTCTTCCGAAGTGGAATATTTGCTGCCGCGGAATTCGATTTCCGTAATGCGGCTGGCCGAAGAACGGAAAAAAATGACGCCTAGCAGCGCGATAAACAGCAGCAGCAGGATCGCCGTCACTTTACGGCTTCTTTTTTTCTTGGGCTTGTCCTCTTGAAGAACAGGCAGTCGGGTATTTGGCATTCTATAGTCTCCGTAGTAAGGCCCTGCCTCCCCCGTCTTTCGATTGGAGGAGACAGGGGAGTTTAATTGGCCAGATCAATGGGGCCCGGAACAGGCGTCCTGCGGCTGATCCGGGCGCCCAGCTTCTGAAACAGCAGTTCAATGCCGTCGTATCCTCTGTCAATATGATGAGCCTGTTCAACGACGGTGGTGCCTTGAGCGGCCAGCCCCGCTATGACGAGCGCCGCGCCGGCCCGTAAATCGGTCGCTTCCACCGTTGCCCCGTAGAGCCGTTTGACGCCCCGGATAAACGCACGGTTCAAATGGGTAGATATATCCGCGCCCATACGGGCCATTTCTTCCACATGCTTGAATCTTCCTTCAAATACGGTCTCCTTGATCACGCTGTAACCGTCGGCCAATGCGAGGAGCACCATAATCTGCGACTGAAGATCCGTCGGAAAAGATGGATAAGGGGAAGTAACAATACGTTCTACGGCCCGGGGACGCCCCATACAACTAATATTAATTATATCATTGCATACTGTGATTTGAACACCGGCGCGCTTCAGGACGTGAATCAGCGAATTCAGATGACCCACGTTGGTATGCGCGAGCGTGACGTCTCCCCGGGTCGCCGCGGCGGCAATCATGACGGTGCCTGCGACAATCCGGTCGGGAATGACTTCATAGCTGCACGGCAGCAGCTTCTGTACACCCTGAATGGTAATCGTATCGGTGCCCGCCCCGATAATGGAGGCGCCCATCCGGTTCAGGAAATTCTGCAGATCCTGGATCTCCGGCTCCCGGGCAGCTCCCGAAATCGTCGTGGTGCCCTCGGCTGTCGCGGCGGCCATCATAATATTTTCCGTCGCGCCGACGCTTGGAAAGTCGAGATGAATGTCACAGCCCTTCAGCCGCTTCGCCCGGCAGGAGATTTTACCGTTCGCTTCCTCGATCTCCGCCCCCAGAGACTCCAGCCCTCGCAAATGCAGATCGATCTTGCGTTCACCGATGGCGCAGCCTCCCGGCTGATAGATGGTTACTTCCCCGAATCTGGCCAGCAGAGGCCCCATCAGGAAGATGGAAGATCTCATTTGCTTCATCAGATCTTCCGGAACATGGGATGAACAGGCGGACGCCGTGTCCACCGTTACCGTATCTCCGTCATGTGCGGCAGTGCAGCCCAGCCGCTCCATAATCGCGAGCATCGTTTCGATGTCCAGCAGCTTCGGTACATTGTGCAGCGAGTGAACGCCTTCAGCCAGCAGGCTGGCGGCCAGTATGGGCAGCGCCGCGTTTTTTGCTCCATGGATACGTATGGTGCCTGACAGGGGAATTCCACCCTCAATCACCAATTTGTCCAATGTATCACCTCCGAGATTACCGCTCACCCCCCGCTTGATGCCGCCGGCGCTTTCGATAAAAGCACGCTTAAGCCGGCAAGGGCAGCCGCTTCCGTCTTTTGTCAGGCAGGCGATTAATCTCTTATCGGACGCAAGCTGCGCGCCCTCCGCCCTTCCGGTAAGCAGCCCTAGGTGATAGTCACGATTTATACCTTATCGTATGTCGATTCTCTCGAGTGTGTGACAGGATGGAGCGCCGGAACGAGGCATGCTGCCGTTATCGACCACGCTGCGGGCGGACAAGCATTCACTTGCCGCCCGCAAGCCGCCGAAGCTCCTTAACAACAAGCGCAGCGGAATCCCGCTTGCCCAGTTTGCTCGAGGCTTCGGACATGGACTTGCGGAGCGCCGGGTCGCCCGTAATAGAGCGGACCGCCTTGTACAGCGACTGGCCGGTTAAATCCTTCTCCAGGATCACAACCGCCGCTCCCGCGCGTTCCAGCTGCCGCGCATTCGCCTCCTGATGGTTGTTCGTCACATTCGGTGACGGAATGAGAACGGAGGGGATGCCCAGCGCCGTAATTTCCGCGAGAAACGAAGCTCCCGCACGGTTCACAATCAGGGAGGTGCAGGCGAGCACTTCCGGCATATTATGAACATAGGGCAGCACATGCAGCCAGTTCGGAAGGCTTCCCAGCTTCTCGCGCAGGCTCTTGCGGGTCCCCTCGTAATAAGGCTCGCCCGTGACGTACACGTAATGGACCTGCGATTCCTTGACGGCAAGCGAAGCCATCTCGATCATCGCCTCATTGATCGCTTTCGCCCCCCGGCTGCCGCCCACCACCAGCACGACCGTGCTGCCGTCCGGAATGCCCAGGGAAGCGAAGCCCCGCTGCGGATTCGCCTTGCTGACCGTTGTAGCGCGCGGGTTCCCCGTGTAAATCACGCGCTTGCCTGCCGGGAAGGCTGATTCGGTTCCCTCGAAGCTGACCGCCACGGTGCTCGCATACCGGCTCAAAAACTTGTTGGTCAGACCCGGTATGGCGTTCTGCTCATGAATCAGTGTTGGAATGCCAAGCTTGGAAGCGGCATAGACAACGGGTCCGCAGACATAGCCGCCCGTTCCGACGACCACATCGGGCTTAAATTCCTTCAGCATCCGCTTGGACTCTTTCACGCCTCTAAGGAAACGCATGACCGTCTTCACATTGTCAAGGGAAAGCTTCCGGCGGAACCCGGTAATATCGATCGATCGGAACGGAAGGTTCTCCTGGGGAACCAGCTTACTCTCCAGCCCCCGCGTCCCGCCGATATACAAAAATGCGGAAGCGTCTTCCTCAGCCTCCAGCTGCCTTGCCACGGCGACGGCGGGATAAATATGTCCTCCCGTGCCGCCGCCGCTTAATACGATACGCATTGCCTTCACCTCGCATAACGGGATAAGTTTAGTAGAATGCCGAGCGCCGTAAGCATCAGCGTCAGCGAAGAGCCGCCATAGCTGATCAGCGGCAGCGTAATGCCCGTGACCGGCATCATGCCGATGACCACGCCGATGTTGATGACGACCTGCACGGCCACCATGCAGACGATTCCGACGGCCAGATAGCTGCCGAAACGGTCCGGCAGGCTCATCGCCACCCTCATTCCCCGCCAGATCAGGATAAGGAACAGGGTGAGGACCGCAAGTCCGCCGATAAAACCCAGCTCCTCGGCCAGGATGGAAAATATAAAGTCCGTCTGCGGCTCAGGCACATAGCTGTATTTCTGCCGGCTCATGCCAAGCCCAAGTCCTCCAAGCCCTCCGGGGCCGATCGCATACAAGGACTGGATGATCTGATACCCCTTGCCAAGCGGGTCGGACCAGGGATCAAGGAACGCGGTAATCCGCTGAATCCGGTATGGGGCCGCGGCGACAAGTGCTGCAAATCCCGCGACTCCCGCCGCTCCGAGTCCGAGAAGATGCTTCATTCTTGCCCCGGCGGTAAAGACCATCATCAGAGTCGCCCCCATCATCACCGTTCCTGTGCCAAGATCGGGCTGAAGCATAATGAGTCCGAAGGCTGTCCCGATCAAGGCCAGCGGCGGCAGAAGGCCCCGCGTGAACGAAGTGATGTCGTAATCCTCGCGGCTCAGCCAGTTCGCCAGATAGAGAATCATCCCCATCTTCATGAATTCGGAGGGCTGGATGCCGAAAGAGCTGATGCCCAGCCAGCTTCGCGCGCCGCCGCGAACGACTCCGATTCCGGGAATCAATACAATCACAAGCAGCACGAAGCAGACGATAAGCGCCGGCCGGGACAGCCTCTTCAGGACCCGGTATTCCACATTGGCAGTAAAGAACATGGCGGCAAGACCAAGGGCGGCAAAGAGCAGCTGTCTTTTGACAAAATAAAAAGAATCGCCATAATTGCGAAAGCCCAGCACGGAGCCCGCACTGTACACCATAATCATGCCTATGGCCAGCAGCGCCAGAATCGGAATCAGCAGCCAGATATCCGGCGCGGGACGGGTCTTGTTCATGAGGAGCACACCTCT encodes:
- the sigG gene encoding RNA polymerase sporulation sigma factor SigG, which gives rise to MTRNKVEICGVDTAKLPVLTNAEMRELFTSLQQKGEKSAREKLVNGNLRLVLSVIQRFNNRGEFVDDLFQVGCIGLMKAIDNFDLSQNVKFSTYAVPMIIGEIRRYLRDNNPIRVSRSLRDIAYKALQVRDSLTNQNSREPTIFEISEALGVPKEDVVFALDAIQDPVSLFEPIYHDGGDPIYVMDQISDDKNKDVSWIEEIALREAMQRLGQREKRILSMRFFEGKTQMEVADEIGISQAQVSRLEKSAIQQMQKHVKS
- the sigE gene encoding RNA polymerase sporulation sigma factor SigE, translating into MIKWRLTLQLQYYRVLFLLGLKSQEIYYIGGSEALPPPLTREEEDYLLQRLPSGDAAVRAMLIERNLRLVVYIARKFENTGINIEDLVSIGAIGLIKAVNTFDPEKKIKLATYASRCIENEILMYLRRNSKTRSEVSFDEPLNIDWDGNELLLSDVLGTENDTIYRNIEEQVDRKLLQKALEKLSERERLIMELRFGLRGGEEKTQKDVADLLGISQSYISRLEKRIIKRLRKEFNKMV
- the spoIIGA gene encoding sigma-E processing peptidase SpoIIGA — encoded protein: MVVYIDLIFAANLLIDAVLLWLTGWMIKVRIRWWRLWLSALVGALYVVMMFVPELSFMYTFLIKFGLSVIMIGVAFGFTSLQGFLRSMGAFYIINFAAAGGILGVHYLLQSSGDIWNGILYTAAGGYAYRLKIGFWFVLFILLLVLGCYKAVHSSRARREKLEAYIGTVQVEIEGVTVTCSGLLDTGNRLYDPLTKTPVMVMEASLWEEYLPESWKGRLSQEGADQLLLETDGQSFIWQDRLRLVPYRGVNRGASFMLALKPDHVAVTLGETTTGHRKVLIGLDGGTLSGDGAYRAIIHPDLAQSESAIHPGGVA
- the ftsZ gene encoding cell division protein FtsZ → MLEFDFEMESLAQIKVIGVGGGGSNAVNRMIENGVQGVEFITVNTDAQALHMAKSEHKLQIGDKLTRGLGAGANPEVGKKAAEESRDLISNTLKGADMVFVTAGMGGGTGTGAAPVIAEIAKECGALTVGVVTRPFTFEGRKRSTQAELGIEALKEKVDTLIVIPNDRLLEIVDKKTPMLEAFREADNVLRQAVQGISDLIAVPGLINLDFADVKTIMTERGSALMGIGIATGENRASEAARKAIMSPLLETSIEGARGVIMNITGGSNLSLYEVNEAAEIVTSASDPEVNMIFGAIIEESMKDEIKVTVIATGFEHKAAPTAQRRPASNQTEQAPDKTNNLRPFGNQVSSDQLDIPTFLRNRSRGNRE
- the ftsA gene encoding cell division protein FtsA, encoding MSNNDIIVSLDIGTSKVRAIIGEVTNGTLNIIGVGSADSEGIRKGAIVDIDQTVQSIRNAVEHAEQMVGIQISEVYVGISGNHIGLQSSHGVVAVQNEDREIGEEDILRVLKAAEVIALPPEREVIDVVAKQYIVDGLEGIQDPRGMIGVRLEVEATIVTGAKTPIHNLLRCVEKSGLRIKDLVLMSLGAGGLALSKDEKSMGAVLVDIGAGATTIAVYEEGSLIATSTIPIGGEFVTNDIAYGLRTLTDQAEKVKLKYGCAWIDDAASDVVFKVLRIGSNVEKEFNQEDLAAIIEPRVQEIFHLILQEVKRLGYSDLPGGYILTGGTVSMPGVLKAAQSELSASVRIAVPDYIGVRDPGFTSGVGILHHVVRSFRGRGGSASANKKTVSRSKPNAAPSQEAVQKQGFVERLKNIFSDFI
- a CDS encoding cell division protein FtsQ/DivIB gives rise to the protein MPNTRLPVLQEDKPKKKRSRKVTAILLLLFIALLGVIFFRSSASRITEIEFRGSKYSTSEELLRQSGLKKGGQFFAVSKSGVEKSLLELNTVQKVTVDKRFPGVISVQVTEFPAVAYELDPKGSLKAILSSGASVSIDESGIAVEKPILTGWKATDPYKAKLCGVLAGIPNELTSDISEIVPSPSLSFPDRIKLYTRSHFEVTTAVSLLKDKVEYLNQVIETKEPGMITMLEADSYVPFRGDSAQEGADDK
- the murA gene encoding UDP-N-acetylglucosamine 1-carboxyvinyltransferase gives rise to the protein MDKLVIEGGIPLSGTIRIHGAKNAALPILAASLLAEGVHSLHNVPKLLDIETMLAIMERLGCTAAHDGDTVTVDTASACSSHVPEDLMKQMRSSIFLMGPLLARFGEVTIYQPGGCAIGERKIDLHLRGLESLGAEIEEANGKISCRAKRLKGCDIHLDFPSVGATENIMMAAATAEGTTTISGAAREPEIQDLQNFLNRMGASIIGAGTDTITIQGVQKLLPCSYEVIPDRIVAGTVMIAAAATRGDVTLAHTNVGHLNSLIHVLKRAGVQITVCNDIINISCMGRPRAVERIVTSPYPSFPTDLQSQIMVLLALADGYSVIKETVFEGRFKHVEEMARMGADISTHLNRAFIRGVKRLYGATVEATDLRAGAALVIAGLAAQGTTVVEQAHHIDRGYDGIELLFQKLGARISRRTPVPGPIDLAN
- the murG gene encoding undecaprenyldiphospho-muramoylpentapeptide beta-N-acetylglucosaminyltransferase — protein: MRIVLSGGGTGGHIYPAVAVARQLEAEEDASAFLYIGGTRGLESKLVPQENLPFRSIDITGFRRKLSLDNVKTVMRFLRGVKESKRMLKEFKPDVVVGTGGYVCGPVVYAASKLGIPTLIHEQNAIPGLTNKFLSRYASTVAVSFEGTESAFPAGKRVIYTGNPRATTVSKANPQRGFASLGIPDGSTVVLVVGGSRGAKAINEAMIEMASLAVKESQVHYVYVTGEPYYEGTRKSLREKLGSLPNWLHVLPYVHNMPEVLACTSLIVNRAGASFLAEITALGIPSVLIPSPNVTNNHQEANARQLERAGAAVVILEKDLTGQSLYKAVRSITGDPALRKSMSEASSKLGKRDSAALVVKELRRLAGGK
- the spoVE gene encoding stage V sporulation protein E, producing MNKTRPAPDIWLLIPILALLAIGMIMVYSAGSVLGFRNYGDSFYFVKRQLLFAALGLAAMFFTANVEYRVLKRLSRPALIVCFVLLVIVLIPGIGVVRGGARSWLGISSFGIQPSEFMKMGMILYLANWLSREDYDITSFTRGLLPPLALIGTAFGLIMLQPDLGTGTVMMGATLMMVFTAGARMKHLLGLGAAGVAGFAALVAAAPYRIQRITAFLDPWSDPLGKGYQIIQSLYAIGPGGLGGLGLGMSRQKYSYVPEPQTDFIFSILAEELGFIGGLAVLTLFLILIWRGMRVAMSLPDRFGSYLAVGIVCMVAVQVVINIGVVIGMMPVTGITLPLISYGGSSLTLMLTALGILLNLSRYAR